AGTCCAACTGCTCTTCTGTAGGCACAAAGACCCTAAACACCTTTTCGCCCATACCCATGGATTCAACACGTCGCTCAAGATTTGTCTTAACTTTGTTCTCATAACCTGAATATGTGTGAACCACATACCATTGTTTACCGCTTCCCATGCGGACGGAGATCAAATCGTCTCCTTACCCCCCCAAGGTCTGTAGTAACCGTAAGATCTGCGCAACAACAAGATCAGCTAGACCAATAAACGCCGCAGCGATGACTACAGTAACAATGACCACTCCTGTATAAGTCATAAGCTCTTGCCGATCCGGCCAGACTACTTTGCGCATTTCTGCTCTGACTTCTCGAAAAAACCTCTTTACGCGCTCCCAGCCACTGTCTTTATTTGGTACGGTAGCCATGGCTTATCCCTCCGTCGGATTACCGAAAATACCTACTTAGTCTCCTTATGTTCGGTATGCTTTCGGCAAAACCTACAGTACTTTTTCAATTGCAACCGATCGGG
This Limnochordia bacterium DNA region includes the following protein-coding sequences:
- the secE gene encoding preprotein translocase subunit SecE; this encodes MATVPNKDSGWERVKRFFREVRAEMRKVVWPDRQELMTYTGVVIVTVVIAAAFIGLADLVVAQILRLLQTLGG